In the Primulina tabacum isolate GXHZ01 chromosome 15, ASM2559414v2, whole genome shotgun sequence genome, tttgtgatgattttgttatatcatGTACCCATCGTTGTTTTCCATGTTTTTATATCAGGCAATTTTTAGTTGAGCTTTGTAATCCAAAAGAGAAAATTAAGAACACATGGTACTGTATCAGAAGAACTGATTAATTTCTTTATAATGAGATAACAATATGTACAAAAAGTGACGAGGGGAAATCAAAGGATGGATCATTAATTGGGACCCCAACAGCTCAAATACATAACTTTCCTAAACGATTCCTCAGATTTATTCATTCTTGCCTGGGTCATGATCTTAGAGAGCTTCTCAGCGTGCGGATGACTATAAGATCTGAGACGGTTCTTGGTGTGTTGCTGCAGAAGCCTGATGCCATAATTCCATCTGCAGAATCCTTGGTCTTTCAGTGCCTCAACTGCTCCAATGGTCGCCGCCACTAACCACGCTTTGCTCGTGGAACTCATTCTTTTCTGTTATACGTTTTCAAGTGAAGTTGTGTGATTGTTATGTAGGAATGGAAAGAGGGTGAGAGCTGTGATTTATACACACTGAGATACTCGAAGAATGAGTGGCAGTTGGTATTCAAGAAACAGGCGACGGAGAAAGCCCCCAGTTTCAAGGTGTTGGCTAGTATTATTCAATATTGTGGATtacttaatattatatatacatatatatatatagacacacacacacgtaaAATATAATAAGCAAAAAGTAGAATTATAAATAcgagtaatatatatatataatataataagcAAAAagtagtattttgtgagacgatatcttatttaggttatatatccatgaaaaatattatttttatgctaagaatattattttttattgtgaatatcggtagagttgactcgtctcacagataaaattcgtgagaccgtctcacaagagatctattctatatatatatatatatatagacacattAGTTAcgaaatattaataatatatatattcttttattttttaaatcgcAATATAGTATTCAAGAATTCCAATGTTGTCAAGCTTGATTAAGTTACCATTAATagaatctttatttatttttttctaaaaaaaatatataagagGAAAGAAGTAGAAGCGCAAAAATAATGGAGAATTGATTTCTAAATCCCAGTTGTTAcctaaatttaataatatatgtgTAGGATTCGCAAGACCCGTTTCAGGGTGGGTTCGGATCTATCCATTTAACCAACCCTCGACCCAACAGCGAAGCTGTCTCCAGAATTGCTCAGTCTTCTTCTCCCTCTCTACAGTGGCCGATCAAATGACTGGCAACGGACCTCCGACTATGCGCATGGTCCAGGAAGCAGCTCGTTTGACTCGTGTATCATCGTAGCGCATAAAAAATGCCTGCGAGTGTGTTACGCCATCGGCGCATCGTACACACAACCTCGACTGATTTCTATGGCCATATACAGGTTTCCCTCCTATATGTTTTTTGCTTGAATTTGTTTTTATTATGATGTCGCCAGTTTATAATTATGTGTTAGTTCTCTTAATTCTAGATTTTCTGATGAGTGCAAGCTTGAATGAAATTCCCAGGTCattgataattaaaataagtgGATGGATTCTTAATTTCCCAAATTCTTGTCACGCCAATGAAATGTTTGCTATTTGATTACTTTCCCATACTATAGAGGTTTTAATCATGATAGAAGTTAGTATCAGTCAGTGTAATTTATTACTTAAAGATTCAAAATTGCCAGCATTCATGTTAATCTGGAGTTTACAGACTTGAACTTTGCATTTGAATGGTGGTAATTTAAAAGGCGgattttttcatttattttataattttgaaaCCGCAGAAGCTCGGCAACTGGCAGTTTTACGAGGGTTGCACAATTCCTTTTCTCTAGCGCGAAGACATCGTGTTTTGAGATAAATCATTACCCATCGTCATCCTTAGAAAACGGACTATGTTATATAGGATGTAGATTTTATGTGCACCACAAGATTCCTTGCGCTGCTTTTTCTTCCCATGCTTCACGTGAAATTGAAGGGATCGTTTGGAGGTTTCGaggatataaaaaaattcatctgCAAACCACGAAGAGTAGACTTTCATGCCATGCCATCTCATGGAAAAGGCTTTTCCCAATTTTTTCATATAATGGACCTATTTTACCACCCATAGGTAAGATTGCATGTGCGGTAAGCCTTGCTTTGTTTCGATCACATCTCATAGCTCCTGGCATTTTGGCCTGCTTTATCAGAGAGTTAACATGGAACAAAAGAGCTTTGGCACAGGCAGAATACCTACCGTCCAAGGATACTCTTTACATGCATGCACAAGATGGGAATGTTTATCTGATTTCGTTCGTTCTCTCTCTTCTAGAGGGACTGATTTTAGTTATGAGAGCCTTCTACTTGGCAGTCTTGTTTTCACCTTGCATAGTCATGGCTCCCTTTTCAGAGTCTCTTGGCACTGAATTTAGGAAAATGTGGCTACGTGCTGTCCGTGTAACATTAGAAAAGGCTGGTCCAGCATTTATCAAGTGGGGCCAATGGGCAGCAGCCAGACCAGACCTGTTCCCAAATGACCTTTGCGACGAGCTTGCTGAACTGCACACAAAAGCACCAGCTCATAGCTTTGCCTACACAAAAAAAACTATCGAAAAGGCATTTGGTCGCAGACTGTCAGAAATTTTTGATGAGTTTGAAGAGGAACCTGTGGCATCTGGCAGTGTTGCTCAAGTTTATCGTGCGAGTCTGAGATTTAGGTATCCTAGACAGCGAATAAAACCTATGCTTGTAGCCGTGAAAGTTAGGCATCCTGGTGTTGGTGAATCAATTCGTAGAGATtttctattaattaatttatttgctAAAGTTTCAAAATTCATCCCTACCTTAAAATGGTTGAGACTGGATGAGAGCATACAACAATTTGCTGTTTTCATGATGTCCCAAGTTGATCTAGCGAGGGAAGCAGCCAACTTGAGTCGTTTTATCTACAATTTCCGCTATTGGAAGGATGTCTCATTCCCAAAACCGTTATACCCTTTGGTGCACCCAGCTGTTTTGGTGGAAAGTTATGAGCATGGAGAAAATATTCTGCATTATGTGGACAGGCTCGATGGAAATGTGCATATTAAAACTGCACTTGCTCATATTGGAACTCATGCGCTCCTCAAGATGCTGTTGGTATGATTTATAAATTTACGGACTTCATTATGTTCTTTTTTACATGGAAAATACATACATGCTTTTTCGTATTAGAATCGTATATTGGAGAGAATAAACTGGATAATCAACTCTTCAAATTATTCAAGTAATAATCTCCGATCTGACCCACTTGAAGATAATCGCCATCATTTTTGGTTGACTAGTAGCCTGGAAAAAGTAGTTATATGCTTTTCTGCCGAGCTGGCAGAGCTTAgctctatattttttttatttttcttttttatttatttcccaTTAGCCTTTGTAACTCAACTATGGTGCATGTAGATGCTACTCATGCAGTAACATGTTCCTAGATTATGGCATTTATCAC is a window encoding:
- the LOC142526730 gene encoding uncharacterized protein LOC142526730, whose protein sequence is MAIYRSSATGSFTRVAQFLFSSAKTSCFEINHYPSSSLENGLCYIGCRFYVHHKIPCAAFSSHASREIEGIVWRFRGYKKIHLQTTKSRLSCHAISWKRLFPIFSYNGPILPPIGKIACAVSLALFRSHLIAPGILACFIRELTWNKRALAQAEYLPSKDTLYMHAQDGNVYLISFVLSLLEGLILVMRAFYLAVLFSPCIVMAPFSESLGTEFRKMWLRAVRVTLEKAGPAFIKWGQWAAARPDLFPNDLCDELAELHTKAPAHSFAYTKKTIEKAFGRRLSEIFDEFEEEPVASGSVAQVYRASLRFRYPRQRIKPMLVAVKVRHPGVGESIRRDFLLINLFAKVSKFIPTLKWLRLDESIQQFAVFMMSQVDLAREAANLSRFIYNFRYWKDVSFPKPLYPLVHPAVLVESYEHGENILHYVDRLDGNVHIKTALAHIGTHALLKMLLVDNFIHADMHPGNILVRVSQGKGSGNAMFKSKPHVIFLDVGMTAELSKKDRDNLMEFFRAVALRNGRSAAECTLRLSNKQNCPHPEAFIEDVDKTFKFWGSGEVDFIHPADCMQQLLEQVRRHRVNIDGNVCTVIVTTLVLEGWQRKLDPEYDVMQTLHALLFKVDWADSLFYTIEGLMAP